Below is a window of Flavobacterium sp. CFS9 DNA.
TAAAGTATACTTATCATTTGTGAATAAAACTGTTTCTGTTAAAAGGTGTACCCCTTCTGAAAGGAAAATGGTCGTTGCTCCCTGTTCTTGGTTTAAATTTACACGCTTTGCGGCCTCTGCAAGTGTTTTTAGCGGATGCGTTTTTAGTCCGGAATTTATATCGTTACCAGTCTTAGGATTAACGTAGAGCTGTTCTGCCTGCAGGGAGAATACACTCATTACCAACAATAGAAAATTAAGTGTGAATTTTGTCATATCTTTTTTTTTTGTAAAATTAGAATATTCACATCGCGTCAAAATGATCATTTTATCTTTAAAATGGTCAATTATTGCTTCTTTCGATATTGTTGTGGCGTAGTCCCCGTTATTTTTTTAAAGAAGCGGTTAAAGTTAGAGGGATCTGAAAAACCAAACTCGTATGAAATCTCTTTTGCGGATTTATTTTGGCCAAGTTGTTTCTTTATTTCCGAAATCAGCTTGTAATGAATCATCTGCTGGGCTGATAATCCGCTAAATTGTCTACAAATTTTATTAAGAAATCCCGAACTGACATTAAGGGCTTTTGAATAAGCTTCAACAGTATGGTCGTCTGTGAATTTCTTTTCCAGCAAAGATCGAAACCTATAAAAATCTAAATGAACATAAGTATCTCTCTGAACATTGTGAACCTTTGCATAGTATCGATTGAGAATGACAAGCAATTGATACAATAACGACCTGATTAAATGACTGCTGTCATTCTGAAGCTGACCAAACTCCTGTTCAATTCCATATAAAAGTTCAAGACATTTTGCAAATGATGTCTCTGATAGCTGCATCTCGGTTGGACGAGAATATTGATGGAAATATTGAAATCGATACAGAAATAGTTCATCCGAAAAAAAAAGATAGAGAAAATCCTTTTCAAAGAAAAGCGTATACCCTTTTACTGCTTCCTCAATATCCCAACGACGGACTTGTCCCGGACTTGTGAAAATAATAGTCCGCGGGTTTATAGCTATCTTATTTTCGTTCAATGCAATAGTGCCCGCTCCCTCTTCGATAAAAATAACTTCGTAAAAACTAAGCTGATGCAACGTAGCATCTAATACATAATTTTCCAATGTTTCAATACGTCCGATATCCAATAACAACTCCGAACCATACTTATAGGGAAGAAAATGATATGTTTTAATTTTTGTGATCAATGCCAATTTTTTCTTTTAATTTCTTACTCTCTTATAGATGAATTAAAAATACAAATTTACATTGTTCAAAAAAATCTCTTTTGTGTTGTTCTTAATAATCTCACATTGAGGATCTGCCTATTTCGTTATATTATTTTTTCAGATTTTTATCTTTAAATAATTTCCCGACAAACTTTCTGTACCATGAAAATTGATTAATGGTAAAAATAAAAAGGATGATGGCTGTAGAACAGATTGCAATAACAAACATATTGAGTGCAATGGCCATACCAACAGCCGAAGTTGTCCATAAACCCGATGCGGTGGTTAATCCCTTAAGAAGATTTTTTTCATCCCTGAAAATAAGTCCTGCTCCTA
It encodes the following:
- a CDS encoding MgtC/SapB family protein, which codes for MDIEFELLLSAKLLLALLLGGIIGVEREREQQNAGVRTFACICVASCLFVSIAAHLTEDKSAIARMLAAIATGLGFIGAGLIFRDEKNLLKGLTTASGLWTTSAVGMAIALNMFVIAICSTAIILFIFTINQFSWYRKFVGKLFKDKNLKK
- a CDS encoding helix-turn-helix domain-containing protein: MITKIKTYHFLPYKYGSELLLDIGRIETLENYVLDATLHQLSFYEVIFIEEGAGTIALNENKIAINPRTIIFTSPGQVRRWDIEEAVKGYTLFFEKDFLYLFFSDELFLYRFQYFHQYSRPTEMQLSETSFAKCLELLYGIEQEFGQLQNDSSHLIRSLLYQLLVILNRYYAKVHNVQRDTYVHLDFYRFRSLLEKKFTDDHTVEAYSKALNVSSGFLNKICRQFSGLSAQQMIHYKLISEIKKQLGQNKSAKEISYEFGFSDPSNFNRFFKKITGTTPQQYRKKQ